In Candidatus Margulisiibacteriota bacterium, the genomic stretch ACGCCCATCATTTTGAAATTTTTCAGCGTATGCAGGCAGTCCTGCCCGCGCAGAAAACCGCTGATCTCTGTTTTGCCGTCAGCCAGAGCCGCCAAAATCACCGCGCGATGCGAGATCGATTTATCCCCCGGCACCGTGAGCGCGCCGCGCAGTCCTTTTTTCGCGCTTGTGATTTTCATACGGCTTTTTTTATCCTTTGGGCCAGAGACATAATTTCGCCATAGCGGCTTTTGGCTTTGACGCGGTTGGCGATCAGCCGCGCCGTACTGGTGTAAATCTCGTCCACCACTTCCAGGCCGTTTTCCTGCAAGGTCTTGCCGGTCGCTACCAGATCCACGATCACATCGGACAAACCGTCGAGTGGCGCCAGCTCCACCGAGCCATATAATTTAATCAGCTCTACATCCAAATCCAGTTTTTCCTGAAAATATTCCGCCGCGGAATTTAAAAATTTTGTCGCCACCCGCAGTCCGGCGCGCAAAGTATCCCGGCGGTACGCGCCGCGCCGCGCCGCCACGACCAGACGGCAATAACCGAATTTCAAATTCAGCAGCTCAGTGACTTTGTGGCGGCCTTCGATCAAGACATCCTTGCCAGCCACGCCCAGATCAGCCGCGCCGTACTCCACATAGACTGGCACGTCAGCAGGACGCACGATCAGGAAACGGCATTTTTGATCCGCGTCGGTAAATTCCAGTTTGCGCGAAATCTCGCCGGCCTCCGGCACGCGCAGGCCGACTTTGCGAAAAACCTTTAACGCTTCCGGCAACATGTAACCTTTGGACAAAGCGATAGTCAGCATTTTTATCCTTTTTTTATTTTTTTTGCGCCGCCAAAGCCAGCAG encodes the following:
- the hisG gene encoding ATP phosphoribosyltransferase, with product MLTIALSKGYMLPEALKVFRKVGLRVPEAGEISRKLEFTDADQKCRFLIVRPADVPVYVEYGAADLGVAGKDVLIEGRHKVTELLNLKFGYCRLVVAARRGAYRRDTLRAGLRVATKFLNSAAEYFQEKLDLDVELIKLYGSVELAPLDGLSDVIVDLVATGKTLQENGLEVVDEIYTSTARLIANRVKAKSRYGEIMSLAQRIKKAV